The genome window TCCCATCGTGGTTCACGTACCACATCTTATATAGTAAACGGTTTGCATCGTACTCCTAAACCGATGGATAAGAGTTTTGATGATGGCGAGGAGGCTGACCACTGGTACAATCTTTCTGCCATTGATGTGAAGACCGATAAGGCTACCCCTGTGGTAGCTATCCTCGGAAACTCTATTACCGATGGCCGTGGAAGTACTACTAACCATCAGAACCGCTGGACCGATTTTCTCTCGGATGCCTTGAATGCAGAGAAGCCATACGGCGTATTGAATCTTGGAATCGGTGGCAACTGCGTGGTGCAAGGTGGATTGAGCGAACCAGCCATGAAACGTTTCGACCGTGATATCCTGGGACAGACAGGTGTAGATAAACTCATCATCTTCGAGGGAACCAACGATATCGGTTGCTGCAGCGGAAATTATGAGCATGTAACAGATACCCTGATTGCCTGCTACAAGGTGCTGATAGCGAAAGCCAAGGCAAAGGGAATCAAGGTGTATGGCGGAACCATCACCCCAACCAAGGGAAACGGCTGGTATTCTTACTGGCATGAGGCGATGCGACAGACCGTGAACGAATGGATCAGAAAAAGTGGTGCCTTCGACGAGGTCATCGATTTCGATGAGCTGACCCGCGATCCGAAAGACCCTCAGCGTCTGAAGGCTGAGTATTCTGACGACTGGCTGCATCTCAATCCGAAGGGATATGAGGCAATGGGCAAGTTTGCCGCAGAGAAATTGAAGTAAATATATTATATGCATCTTTTATGTTATATATATAATAAGGTGTAAACTTAATGACAGAATTAAATATGGAACAGACATCTGTAACACAGGAATCTAAGGGATTCTACAAACTGAATTGGCTACAACGCATCGGATTCGGATCTGGAGACTTGGCGCAAAACCTCATCTACCAGACCATCTGCATGTATCTGTTGTTCTTCTACACCGACATCTATGGACTTAATCCTGGTGTTGCTGCCACCATGTTCTTGGTGGTTCGCTTGGTCGATGTACTTTGGGACCCATTGGTGGGAACTTATGTAGATAAGCATAATCCGCGTTGGGGTAAGTATCGCTCTTATCTCGTTTTGGCGGGTTTGCCACTCACCGTACTTGCCATCCTCTGTTTTTGGAATGGTATGGAAGGACAGACAGAAACCATCAAACTTATCTATGCCTATGTAACATACGTAGGCTTGTCTATGCTCTATACATTGATCAATGTGCCTTACGGAGCCTTGAACTCTTCGCTGACTCGCGATACAGACGAAATAACCATTCTTACCTCTGTACGTATGTTTATGGCAAATGTGGGTGGACTCTGTGTATCGGCAGGTGTTCCAATCCTGGTAGCGATGCTCGCTGCAGCCAAGGATCTTCCTATCGAGATGGCGCTCTTCATGGGTTTGGGCTCTTTGCCATCCTTCATCTTTATGCCACTGGTTCCTGCCATCAAGAAAAAGGTGGGCAAGAAGAATATGTTCTATATCTTCCTTACTGTGGCTATCGTGGGTATGGCGATGCTTTATATCATCAGCAAGATGGGATCTGTAAAGGATCATATCACGCTGGTTTATATCGCTCAGTTCATCAAATCAACAGGCGTAATCGTAGCTACAGGATATATGTGGGCTTTGATTCCGGAGGTTATCTCT of Segatella copri contains these proteins:
- a CDS encoding SGNH/GDSL hydrolase family protein; protein product: MNRQAIKILSLALVLATSGSVAFAQKVWKGSWATAVEWTGKGDMPKESLSNRSCRQIVHVSFGGEELRVKLSNEQSKEPVEIKSVYIADTDKDSNWFVNGKTVKYLKFNGKKNVTIAPGKAIFSDDLKYALKSGQRLTITIDYGKQTPVNATSHRGSRTTSYIVNGLHRTPKPMDKSFDDGEEADHWYNLSAIDVKTDKATPVVAILGNSITDGRGSTTNHQNRWTDFLSDALNAEKPYGVLNLGIGGNCVVQGGLSEPAMKRFDRDILGQTGVDKLIIFEGTNDIGCCSGNYEHVTDTLIACYKVLIAKAKAKGIKVYGGTITPTKGNGWYSYWHEAMRQTVNEWIRKSGAFDEVIDFDELTRDPKDPQRLKAEYSDDWLHLNPKGYEAMGKFAAEKLK
- a CDS encoding MFS transporter, with the translated sequence MEQTSVTQESKGFYKLNWLQRIGFGSGDLAQNLIYQTICMYLLFFYTDIYGLNPGVAATMFLVVRLVDVLWDPLVGTYVDKHNPRWGKYRSYLVLAGLPLTVLAILCFWNGMEGQTETIKLIYAYVTYVGLSMLYTLINVPYGALNSSLTRDTDEITILTSVRMFMANVGGLCVSAGVPILVAMLAAAKDLPIEMALFMGLGSLPSFIFMPLVPAIKKKVGKKNMFYIFLTVAIVGMAMLYIISKMGSVKDHITLVYIAQFIKSTGVIVATGYMWALIPEVISFAEYTSGKRIAGIVNALTGIFYKAGMALGGVIPGAVLAWTGYQAAAAQESNSLPTDSNAWFVAMLIFALVGFALLVFCFTQTKERVVMDEKETKNVKVSDLWTEFFHNRPLRIVALFFITAFAMMSVGNAAGAYFMNDLEQQTPLAQEGIRWLVCVIPAILLGLAMFIISKYELTDEVIDDINKKIEARHKEEN